A region of Streptomyces halobius DNA encodes the following proteins:
- a CDS encoding HD domain-containing protein translates to MTSVSRVVDNADPAPDLRRRWAATVAEARDSRALEGAARPDPTPYADNLLARWSEPQRRYHTVAHLTAVLDRIDELADYADDLPVVQLAAWFHDAVYRPDRSENEERSAALAERALPELGVGPARTAEVARLVRLTVTHDPAPDDRDGDVLCDADLAVLAGSPDSYAAYAAAVREEYAFVPDPEFTVGRSAVLRQLLALPRLFRTPMGYDQWEHTARRNLATELDLLSG, encoded by the coding sequence ATGACTTCCGTGTCCCGTGTGGTGGATAACGCCGATCCGGCCCCGGACCTGCGCAGGCGCTGGGCCGCCACGGTGGCTGAAGCCCGTGACTCCCGGGCCCTCGAAGGTGCCGCGCGACCGGACCCCACGCCGTACGCGGACAACCTCCTGGCGAGGTGGAGCGAGCCACAGCGGCGCTATCACACGGTCGCCCATCTGACCGCCGTCCTGGACCGCATCGATGAACTGGCCGACTACGCCGATGACTTGCCCGTCGTCCAGCTGGCGGCCTGGTTCCACGACGCGGTCTACCGCCCGGACCGCTCCGAGAACGAGGAGCGCAGCGCCGCACTCGCCGAACGCGCCCTGCCCGAGCTGGGCGTCGGTCCGGCCCGTACGGCGGAGGTCGCCCGTCTGGTGCGGCTCACGGTCACCCACGACCCGGCGCCCGACGACCGCGACGGCGATGTGCTCTGCGACGCCGACCTCGCCGTGCTCGCGGGGTCGCCCGACAGTTACGCGGCCTACGCCGCCGCGGTCCGCGAGGAGTACGCGTTCGTGCCCGACCCCGAATTCACCGTCGGCCGGTCCGCCGTACTACGCCAACTCCTCGCCCTGCCCCGCCTGTTCAGGACCCCCATGGGCTACGACCAGTGGGAGCACACCGCACGCCGCAACCTCGCCACCGAGCTGGACCTGTTGAGCGGCTGA
- a CDS encoding MurR/RpiR family transcriptional regulator → MSNSVKETFSDVSLDTRPAPAPPAPPAPAALAAKVRTLAPTMTRSMQRVAEAVAGDPAGCAALTVTGLAERTGTSEATVVRTSRLLGYPGYRDLRLALAALAAQQAAGGAPAVTADIAVDDSLVDVVTKLAQEEQQCLADTAAGLDVTQLEAAVGALSSARRIDVYGIGASNLVGQDLAQKLLRIGLIAHAHSDPHLAMTNAVQMRTGDVAIAITHSGRTTDVIEPLRVAFDHGATTIAITGRPDGEIASYADHILTTSTARESELRPAAMSSRTSQLLVVDCLFIGVAQRTYETAAPALSASYEALAHRHSPRPPR, encoded by the coding sequence GTGAGTAACAGCGTGAAGGAAACTTTCAGCGACGTCTCCCTCGACACCCGACCCGCACCCGCGCCACCCGCGCCACCCGCGCCCGCCGCGCTGGCCGCCAAGGTCCGCACTCTCGCGCCGACGATGACCCGCTCCATGCAGCGGGTGGCCGAGGCCGTCGCGGGCGACCCCGCCGGCTGCGCCGCCCTCACTGTCACCGGCCTCGCGGAGCGCACCGGCACCAGCGAGGCCACCGTCGTACGGACCTCCCGTCTCCTCGGCTACCCGGGCTACCGCGATCTCCGCCTCGCGCTCGCCGCGCTCGCCGCGCAGCAGGCGGCCGGTGGCGCGCCCGCCGTGACCGCGGACATAGCGGTCGACGACTCCCTCGTCGACGTCGTCACGAAGCTCGCGCAGGAAGAGCAGCAGTGTCTCGCCGACACCGCGGCCGGGCTGGACGTCACCCAGCTGGAAGCGGCCGTCGGCGCGCTGTCCAGCGCCCGCCGCATCGATGTGTACGGCATAGGGGCCTCCAACCTCGTCGGCCAGGACCTCGCCCAGAAGCTGCTGCGCATCGGCCTGATCGCGCACGCACACTCCGACCCGCACCTCGCCATGACGAACGCCGTGCAGATGCGGACCGGCGATGTCGCCATCGCGATCACCCACTCCGGGCGGACCACGGACGTCATAGAGCCCCTCCGGGTCGCCTTCGACCACGGCGCCACGACCATCGCGATCACCGGCCGCCCGGACGGCGAGATCGCGTCGTACGCCGATCACATCCTGACCACCTCCACGGCTCGCGAAAGCGAGCTGCGGCCGGCCGCGATGTCGTCCAGGACGAGTCAGCTCCTCGTCGTGGACTGCCTGTTCATAGGTGTCGCGCAGCGTACGTACGAGACGGCGGCGCCCGCCCTGTCCGCCTCGTACGAGGCACTGGCGCACCGTCATTCCCCGCGCCCCCCTCGCTGA
- the murQ gene encoding N-acetylmuramic acid 6-phosphate etherase, with protein sequence MTSTADHAHLRAQLDTLTTEAFRPELADIDRRSTLEIARTMNDEDATVPAAVAQQLPRIAAAIDATAARMSRGGRLIYAGAGTAGRLGVLDASECPPTFNTDPSEVLGLIAGGPSALVTAVEGAEDSAALAAEDLASTGLTERDTVVGVSASGRTPYAIGAVEHARALGALTIGLSCNAGSALAAAAEHGIEVVVGPELLTGSTRLKAGTAQKLVLNMLSTITMIRLGKTYGNLMVDVRASNDKLRARSRRIVALATGATDPEIESALAATDGEVKNAILTLLGGVDGPTAARLLADSHGHLRAALQAAAKT encoded by the coding sequence ATGACTTCCACCGCCGACCACGCCCACCTGCGGGCCCAGCTGGACACCCTCACCACCGAGGCGTTCCGGCCCGAGCTCGCCGATATCGACCGCCGCTCCACCCTGGAGATCGCCCGCACGATGAACGACGAGGACGCCACCGTCCCCGCCGCCGTCGCCCAGCAGCTCCCACGGATCGCCGCCGCCATCGACGCCACCGCCGCCCGGATGTCCCGCGGCGGCCGACTGATCTACGCGGGCGCCGGTACGGCGGGACGGCTCGGGGTGCTGGACGCCAGCGAGTGCCCGCCGACGTTCAACACCGACCCGTCCGAGGTGCTGGGGCTGATCGCGGGCGGCCCGTCCGCGCTGGTCACCGCCGTGGAGGGCGCCGAGGACAGCGCGGCACTCGCCGCCGAGGACCTGGCCTCCACCGGCCTGACCGAGCGGGACACCGTCGTCGGCGTCTCCGCCTCCGGTCGCACGCCGTACGCCATCGGGGCCGTCGAACACGCCCGCGCCCTGGGCGCGCTGACCATCGGCCTGTCCTGCAACGCCGGTTCGGCACTCGCCGCGGCCGCCGAGCACGGCATCGAGGTCGTCGTGGGCCCCGAGCTGCTGACCGGCTCCACCCGTCTGAAGGCCGGCACCGCCCAGAAGCTGGTGCTCAACATGCTCTCGACCATCACCATGATCCGGCTGGGCAAGACCTACGGAAACCTGATGGTCGACGTCCGCGCCTCCAACGACAAACTGCGCGCCCGCTCCCGCCGCATCGTCGCCCTCGCCACCGGAGCCACCGATCCGGAAATCGAGTCCGCCCTGGCCGCGACGGACGGCGAGGTGAAGAACGCCATCCTCACCCTCCTCGGCGGGGTCGACGGTCCCACCGCCGCCCGCCTCCTCGCCGACTCCCACGGCCACCTCCGCGCCGCCCTCCAGGCCGCGGCGAAGACCTGA
- a CDS encoding transporter substrate-binding domain-containing protein, whose protein sequence is MAATSARPAHRDREPGGPSPRPLPHHRRTLPAAALLVLGALTTTATGCGASAPESLFADGKVSVGAKNDQPGTGVVRTYKFSGFDITIAKQLLKKVGAEPDFGIVPSEDRSIVLTKKRKDLVVATFSITVDRMKTLDFVGPYASTYQGVMVRRNDDRIRQPRDLSGKHVCTWPGTTSATTLQGPAYDGIDVYEAPDASTCIKDLKDTVADAVSTDQMILYGFTQENPDLKVVPRITFGSANHYGVAMNKGHRADCLRLRDALREYLADNTWSDDFSTSLPSIPKVNANWETDYKPRLETVDALSCRDRPQT, encoded by the coding sequence ATGGCTGCGACGTCAGCCCGCCCCGCGCACCGCGACCGCGAGCCCGGGGGGCCCTCCCCCCGCCCCCTCCCCCACCACCGCCGCACCCTCCCCGCCGCCGCCCTCCTCGTACTCGGTGCCCTGACCACGACCGCGACCGGCTGTGGCGCCTCCGCGCCGGAGTCGCTTTTCGCGGACGGCAAGGTGTCTGTCGGCGCGAAGAACGACCAGCCCGGTACCGGCGTAGTCCGCACCTACAAGTTCTCCGGCTTCGACATCACCATCGCCAAGCAGCTCCTCAAAAAGGTCGGCGCCGAGCCGGACTTCGGGATCGTCCCGTCCGAGGACCGCAGCATCGTGCTGACCAAGAAGAGGAAGGACCTGGTCGTCGCGACGTTCTCGATCACCGTCGACCGGATGAAGACGCTGGACTTCGTGGGTCCGTACGCCTCCACCTACCAGGGCGTCATGGTCCGCCGGAACGACGACCGGATCCGCCAACCCCGCGACCTCTCCGGCAAGCACGTCTGCACCTGGCCCGGCACCACCTCCGCCACCACGCTCCAGGGTCCGGCGTATGACGGAATCGATGTCTACGAGGCCCCGGACGCCTCCACCTGCATCAAAGACCTCAAGGACACGGTGGCGGACGCCGTCTCCACCGACCAGATGATCCTTTACGGATTCACCCAGGAGAACCCCGATCTCAAGGTCGTCCCCCGCATCACCTTCGGCTCCGCCAACCACTACGGAGTCGCGATGAACAAGGGCCATCGAGCGGACTGTCTACGACTGCGCGACGCCCTGCGCGAGTACCTGGCCGACAACACCTGGAGCGACGACTTCTCGACATCGCTGCCGTCCATACCGAAGGTCAACGCCAACTGGGAGACCGACTACAAACCGCGCCTCGAAACGGTCGACGCGCTCTCGTGCCGGGACCGCCCCCAGACATGA
- a CDS encoding VOC family protein: protein MPFAPCISVQDTAASLAFYKKLGFDADSSMSRPGDDIHMLLYGGEFCAMIYRNEDLKTWLPVLKDTPIGFAGMFYLSVDDLDGTHDRIAQHAEIVKPIGTDHTGQRMFYFRDLDGYVIGVNEKARLEASEMGKYA, encoded by the coding sequence ATGCCTTTCGCGCCCTGTATCAGTGTCCAGGACACCGCCGCCAGCCTCGCCTTCTACAAGAAGCTCGGCTTCGACGCGGACTCCAGCATGTCCCGCCCCGGCGATGACATCCACATGCTCCTCTACGGGGGCGAGTTCTGCGCCATGATCTACCGCAACGAGGATCTGAAGACCTGGCTGCCCGTCCTCAAGGACACCCCCATCGGCTTCGCCGGCATGTTCTACCTGAGCGTGGACGACCTCGACGGCACCCACGACCGCATCGCCCAGCACGCCGAGATCGTCAAGCCCATCGGCACCGATCACACGGGACAGCGGATGTTCTACTTCCGCGACCTCGATGGCTATGTCATCGGCGTCAACGAGAAGGCGAGGCTGGAGGCCAGCGAGATGGGCAAGTACGCCTGA
- a CDS encoding DUF4031 domain-containing protein produces the protein MTIYIDPPTWPGHGRLWSHLISDDSFDELHRFAAAVGAPRRVFERDHYDLPAERYGDAVAAGAVEVGSKELLRRLTAAGLRRPKHRTAPRSNPEPRSNPEPRSNPEGPRT, from the coding sequence GTGACGATCTATATCGATCCGCCCACCTGGCCCGGCCACGGCCGTTTGTGGTCGCATCTGATCAGCGACGACTCCTTCGACGAGCTGCACCGTTTCGCGGCCGCAGTCGGCGCACCCCGGAGAGTCTTCGAACGCGACCACTACGACCTGCCCGCTGAGCGCTACGGCGATGCGGTGGCCGCCGGAGCGGTGGAGGTCGGCAGCAAGGAACTGCTGCGCCGGCTGACGGCCGCCGGCCTGCGCCGCCCCAAGCACCGCACGGCGCCCCGGAGTAACCCCGAGCCCCGGAGTAACCCCGAGCCCCGGAGTAACCCCGAGGGGCCCCGGACGTAA
- a CDS encoding VOC family protein produces MTSASTPYTNSASTNSPTAGRPPVGKVSSYAFWGHDGRVLADFYAAALGWKVTKEFPDEHGVPVAFIVNDPDWTTTYVFYTAKNFTPPNWPADELPFHLDLAFDDIEAAVRRLLELGATKPEHQPGGEQWTVLLDPSGQPFCVSRPWTA; encoded by the coding sequence ATGACCAGCGCATCCACCCCGTACACAAACTCCGCGTCCACGAACTCTCCGACCGCGGGCCGCCCGCCCGTCGGCAAGGTCTCCTCGTATGCCTTCTGGGGCCATGACGGCCGGGTGCTCGCCGACTTCTACGCCGCGGCCCTGGGCTGGAAGGTGACTAAGGAGTTCCCCGACGAGCACGGCGTTCCCGTCGCGTTCATCGTCAACGACCCCGACTGGACCACGACGTACGTCTTCTACACCGCCAAGAACTTCACCCCGCCGAACTGGCCGGCCGACGAGCTCCCCTTCCATCTCGACCTGGCCTTCGACGACATCGAGGCCGCCGTGCGGCGGCTGCTGGAGCTCGGTGCGACCAAGCCCGAGCACCAGCCCGGCGGTGAGCAGTGGACGGTCCTGCTGGATCCCTCGGGTCAGCCCTTCTGCGTCAGCCGCCCCTGGACCGCCTGA
- a CDS encoding PTS transporter subunit EIIC, which yields MTEDKNRATAAAVLPLVGGAANVTSIAHCMTRLRLGIRDRSLVQDDALKALPVVMGVVEDDTYQIVLGPGTVARVTPEFERLVAQARATTPGPHTAAVMTTGTDPDTATREATGTDPDTATREATGTDTGPAAGPAAAEAPPTTTTTTADDLATQGSALKARQRARNATPLKLFLRRVAGIFIPLIPALIGCGIVSGINGLLSNLGWLPSAVPALAAIASGFMSLIAVFVGYNTAKEFGGTPILGGAVAAIIVFPGVADISAFGQKLSPGQGGVLGALAAALLAVQVEKWCRKAVPEALDVLLTPTLTVLITGLATLFGLMFTAGEVAAAIGTFADWLLAHGGALAGFILGGLFLPLVMLGLHQALIPIHTTLIEQQGYTVLLPILAMAGAGQVGAAIAVYVRLPRNGSIRTTIKSALPTGFLGVGEPLIYGVSLPLGRPFITACIGGAFGGGFVGLFSQLGDTVGSTAIGPSGWALFPLVKGNQGFLTTLVVYALGLAVGYLAGFLTTYFFGFSKQLLTELNTTPEPANPTPAPAISNANARPDDAPDATPSPGADSGQAEPISTA from the coding sequence ATGACCGAAGACAAGAATCGCGCCACCGCCGCCGCGGTCCTCCCCCTCGTCGGCGGCGCCGCCAACGTCACCTCCATCGCCCACTGCATGACCCGGCTCCGCCTCGGCATCCGGGACCGGTCCCTGGTGCAGGACGACGCCCTGAAGGCGCTGCCGGTCGTCATGGGCGTGGTCGAGGACGACACGTACCAGATCGTGCTGGGCCCCGGGACGGTCGCCCGGGTCACCCCCGAGTTCGAGCGCCTGGTCGCACAGGCCCGCGCCACCACCCCCGGGCCGCACACGGCAGCGGTCATGACCACGGGAACCGACCCGGACACGGCCACGAGAGAGGCCACGGGCACCGACCCGGACACGGCCACGAGAGAAGCCACAGGAACCGACACCGGCCCCGCCGCCGGACCGGCCGCCGCCGAGGCGCCCCCGACAACGACGACGACCACCGCCGACGACCTCGCCACCCAGGGATCCGCCCTGAAGGCCCGCCAGAGGGCCAGGAACGCCACACCGCTCAAGCTCTTCCTCCGACGCGTCGCCGGCATCTTCATCCCGCTGATCCCGGCCCTGATCGGCTGCGGCATCGTCTCCGGCATCAACGGCCTGCTGAGCAACCTCGGCTGGCTGCCCTCGGCCGTCCCGGCACTGGCCGCCATCGCCTCCGGCTTCATGTCGCTCATCGCCGTCTTCGTCGGCTACAACACCGCCAAGGAATTCGGCGGTACGCCCATCCTGGGCGGCGCGGTCGCCGCGATCATCGTCTTCCCGGGCGTCGCGGACATCAGCGCCTTCGGCCAGAAGCTCTCCCCCGGACAGGGCGGCGTCCTCGGCGCACTGGCCGCCGCGCTGCTCGCCGTCCAGGTGGAGAAGTGGTGCCGCAAGGCGGTTCCCGAGGCGCTGGACGTCCTGCTCACCCCCACCCTCACCGTCCTGATCACCGGCCTGGCCACCCTCTTCGGCCTGATGTTCACCGCGGGTGAGGTCGCCGCCGCCATCGGCACCTTCGCCGACTGGCTCCTCGCACACGGCGGAGCACTCGCCGGCTTCATCCTGGGCGGCCTCTTCCTCCCCCTCGTCATGCTGGGTCTCCACCAGGCCCTCATCCCCATCCACACCACCCTCATCGAACAGCAGGGATACACCGTCCTGCTCCCGATCCTCGCCATGGCCGGCGCGGGCCAGGTCGGCGCCGCCATCGCCGTCTACGTACGCCTCCCCCGCAACGGCTCGATCCGTACGACCATCAAGTCCGCCCTCCCCACCGGCTTCCTGGGCGTCGGTGAGCCACTGATCTACGGTGTCTCACTTCCCCTCGGCCGCCCGTTCATCACCGCCTGCATCGGCGGCGCCTTCGGCGGCGGCTTCGTCGGCCTGTTCAGCCAACTCGGCGACACCGTCGGCTCCACCGCCATCGGCCCCTCGGGCTGGGCCCTGTTCCCGCTGGTCAAGGGGAATCAGGGCTTCCTCACCACCCTCGTCGTCTACGCCCTCGGCCTGGCCGTCGGCTACCTCGCCGGCTTCCTCACCACCTACTTCTTCGGCTTCAGCAAGCAGCTGCTCACCGAACTCAACACCACACCAGAGCCCGCGAACCCCACCCCGGCACCCGCAATCTCCAACGCCAACGCCCGCCCCGACGACGCCCCCGACGCCACGCCCAGTCCCGGTGCGGACTCCGGCCAGGCCGAGCCGATCTCCACAGCCTGA
- a CDS encoding Cmx/CmrA family chloramphenicol efflux MFS transporter, whose protein sequence is MPAPTERTRMPIAVYILGLSVFALGTSEFMLSGILQPLARDLQVSIPQAGLLVSAFAIGMVVGAPVLAAATLRLPRRTTLITLLAIFGLGQVAGAVAPSYGVLFVSRVVSALACAGFWAVGAAVAVSLVPVSARARAMAVMVGGLSIANIAGVPAGALLGQHAGWRAAFWAVAALAVVGLIGVITLVPFTAVPTGDDRPQLRRELAIYKDKQVWLALTATAMNGAAVFALFSYLSPLLTDTAGLAESWVPTVLALFGVGALIGTFIGGRFADAHLFGTLFVGISASTTVLAVLALTAHRPVAAIGLSLMLGVTAFATAPALNARMFNVANAAPTLAGATTTAAFNIGNTLGPWLGGLVIGAGWGYASVAWTGAALAAVAVATTAVAFRLHRATHRSRLVASSAAVAHAPEGTKQH, encoded by the coding sequence ATGCCAGCTCCTACCGAACGCACCCGCATGCCCATAGCCGTCTATATCCTCGGCCTGTCCGTCTTCGCGCTCGGTACGAGCGAGTTCATGCTCTCCGGCATTCTCCAACCTCTCGCCCGTGACCTGCAGGTTTCCATTCCGCAGGCCGGGCTGCTGGTCTCGGCGTTCGCGATCGGCATGGTGGTCGGCGCCCCCGTCCTGGCCGCGGCGACGCTGCGGCTGCCGCGCCGTACGACGCTGATCACGCTGCTCGCGATCTTCGGGCTCGGGCAGGTGGCCGGTGCGGTGGCGCCCTCGTACGGTGTGCTGTTCGTCTCCCGGGTGGTGAGTGCGCTGGCCTGCGCCGGATTCTGGGCGGTCGGTGCGGCGGTCGCCGTCTCGCTGGTGCCGGTGTCCGCGCGCGCCCGCGCCATGGCCGTCATGGTCGGCGGGCTGAGCATCGCGAACATCGCGGGTGTCCCGGCAGGCGCGCTGCTCGGGCAGCACGCGGGCTGGCGCGCGGCCTTCTGGGCGGTGGCCGCCCTGGCCGTGGTCGGCCTGATCGGGGTGATCACCCTGGTGCCGTTCACGGCCGTGCCGACCGGCGACGACCGGCCGCAGCTGCGCCGCGAACTGGCCATCTACAAGGACAAGCAGGTCTGGCTGGCGCTGACCGCCACCGCCATGAACGGCGCGGCGGTCTTCGCGCTCTTCTCCTACCTGTCGCCGCTGCTGACGGACACCGCGGGGCTCGCCGAGAGCTGGGTGCCGACGGTGCTCGCGCTCTTCGGTGTCGGCGCGCTGATCGGTACGTTCATCGGGGGCCGGTTCGCCGATGCGCACCTCTTCGGGACGCTGTTCGTGGGGATCTCGGCGTCCACCACCGTGTTGGCCGTGCTGGCGCTGACCGCGCACAGGCCGGTTGCCGCCATCGGGCTCTCGCTGATGCTCGGTGTCACGGCGTTCGCCACGGCTCCGGCGCTGAACGCCCGGATGTTCAACGTGGCCAACGCCGCGCCGACGCTGGCCGGCGCGACCACCACCGCTGCCTTCAACATCGGCAACACCCTCGGCCCGTGGCTGGGCGGCCTGGTCATCGGCGCGGGCTGGGGCTACGCATCGGTGGCATGGACCGGCGCCGCACTGGCGGCGGTCGCCGTCGCTACGACCGCTGTCGCGTTCCGGCTGCACCGTGCGACCCATCGTTCCCGGCTCGTCGCGTCATCGGCGGCCGTCGCGCATGCCCCGGAGGGCACGAAGCAGCACTGA